The genomic DNA GCCGACGATCGGGCAATCCGCTGCAGCCGGTCCGGCTCAGCGCACACGCGGCACCACGCCGGCTTCGCGCAGGTCCTCGTGCAGGATGCGGCGGATCTCGAGGATCGCCGGTGCGGTCTCCTGCACGCTGTGCCCGGAGGTGATGATCTTTTCCGACAGCGCGCCCTCGAGGTGCGCGCTGGGATAGGGGACCAGACCGTCGTCGGACTCCGCCAGCGGCGTCTCCGCCCTGCGCCGGGCGATGATCGAGTGATAGCGCACGCGTGGCGAGATCGGCAGCTGCGCGGCCGCCTGCACGAACGGGTCGCTGCGGCTGAGGTTGTCGATGCTGTTGGGCAGCCGCGGTGGGCCGGTCGCCGGCCCGGGCTCGGCGAGGTCCTGGAGCACGTCGCCGATGCCTTCCAGCACCGTCAGCGGCAGGCGGATGAGCCCCGCCACCCAGCGCCCGAGCCGGTTGCCGGCCACCTCGGTGCCACGATGCGGCGCGGCGATGAAGATCGCGCGCTCGATCGCCGGCACCGGCTCGAAGCGCAGCACCGGCCCCAGCCGCCGCTCCACGCGCTGCCGGCGGCCATCGTCGAGGTCGCGCGCGCCGATCAGGCCATCCCACAGCGCGTCGCCGGACGAGGACACCATCAGCCGCCCGATCACCCCGCCCATGCTGTGGCCGATCAGCACCATGTCGCGCGAGGCGATGGCGGTGCCCTCGGGATCGAAATGGCGCAGGGCCTCGTCCAGGATCCTGCGGATGGCGAAGTGGTTCAGCGCGATCGGTGCATTGGTCGGGTAGTAGACCTGCCAGACCTGGAAGTTGCGCCGCAGCGTGGCGTCGCCCATGACCTCGTTGGCCACGTTGACCCAGGCCTCCGGGCTGCTGGCCAGGCCGTGGACCATCAGGATGATCCGGCGGTCGGGCTCGTAGGGCTGCATCAGGTAGAGGTGCGGGCGATCGATGCCGCCTTCCCGGCCCAGCAGGGTCCGCAGCGATTGCCGGGCGAAGCCGGAACGCGCCAGCCACAGGCCGTAGCCGGCGGTGAAGTTGGCGGCCAGCGGCACCTGCTGGCCATGCAGTTCGACGCCGGTGTCGCGGTAGGGGTCGTGCGCGCTGACCTGCACCTCGCGGGTGGACAGGATGCCGGCCAGGTCCTCGCCCGGGAACCGGAACAGCAGGGTCATGCCGGGCGAAGGCATCTCGCTCCAGCCCGGCGGACGCTGGCGACGCGCGCGGGCCCCGTCACCGGCCTGCGCGTCGGCCTGCGTGCCCAATGGCGCGTCCGACGGCGCCACCGCCGCCAGCGCGTCGTCCATGATCGCCACCATCTCCGCGCCGAAGCCCTCGCGCCGATAGGTGCTGCGAAGCCCGTCGAACGACAGCGACGTGGCCGGCACCAGCGCCTTCGGGAAGTCCACGCCCTCCGGCAGGCGCACCCCGCCCAGGTCCACGTGGATGGCCCAGCCGTCGTGCTCCAGCGTGGTGGGCGTTGGTGCACCGGTGTCGCGGCGGCGTGCCGCCAGCACCTCGAACAGCCCGATGCCGGCCTGCTGGGTGGCGTAGTTGTAGTAGTCGCGGACCTGGGTCTGGCGGTCCTCGAAGGCGCGCTCGCCGGGGCTGCGCTCGCTGAAGAACAGGTAGGCATAGGCGTGACGCGCCGTCTCCAGCCACGGATCGATGCGCGCGGGCCCGGCAGGCGCGGACGGCGCAGCCATCGCCTGCTGCAGCCACAGCTCGGAGAGCGCGGCCAGCCGGCGCTCCTGGCTGATGCCGGGCAGCGCGGCGAGCGCCGCGATGCATTCCTGCCCGGGCGCGCTGCACGCCGATGCCTCGAGTCCCGCCACGCGGATGGTCT from Luteimonas sp. YGD11-2 includes the following:
- a CDS encoding alpha/beta fold hydrolase, with product MGSSRLRHVAMMLLALATLGLGGCAMVEVRSQDAGEYIASRRGDMLTTGRPSAATAETIRVAGLEASACSAPGQECIAALAALPGISQERRLAALSELWLQQAMAAPSAPAGPARIDPWLETARHAYAYLFFSERSPGERAFEDRQTQVRDYYNYATQQAGIGLFEVLAARRRDTGAPTPTTLEHDGWAIHVDLGGVRLPEGVDFPKALVPATSLSFDGLRSTYRREGFGAEMVAIMDDALAAVAPSDAPLGTQADAQAGDGARARRQRPPGWSEMPSPGMTLLFRFPGEDLAGILSTREVQVSAHDPYRDTGVELHGQQVPLAANFTAGYGLWLARSGFARQSLRTLLGREGGIDRPHLYLMQPYEPDRRIILMVHGLASSPEAWVNVANEVMGDATLRRNFQVWQVYYPTNAPIALNHFAIRRILDEALRHFDPEGTAIASRDMVLIGHSMGGVIGRLMVSSSGDALWDGLIGARDLDDGRRQRVERRLGPVLRFEPVPAIERAIFIAAPHRGTEVAGNRLGRWVAGLIRLPLTVLEGIGDVLQDLAEPGPATGPPRLPNSIDNLSRSDPFVQAAAQLPISPRVRYHSIIARRRAETPLAESDDGLVPYPSAHLEGALSEKIITSGHSVQETAPAILEIRRILHEDLREAGVVPRVR